The window atagcgttagcaattttagctgggaacattattgaggaattgatttttcataatagatacagttggtgtagaaaatatatcaaaaccaattcaaacaaatcgactagttgACTTGGAAAACTTTTACTACAAGTCTCGCAATCATTATcgaagtttttatttttataactgcaaacttcattgtggaaaatcatgggcacttctaagataatttgaatgcacataagtggctttatagaaatagttatcagcTCTAGTTATAGGTAAGCTATTACctgaattgaatttaaattatatattatattaccttaattCATTTTTAGTCTACCAATTCGTTATATGGGAGGAGCTGTACCAAACTACTGGGGTTTTATCGATGGAACTATTAGAGAAACTTGTTGACAAAGTATCATCACTATGTAAAATATCAGTCTACTTTATGTACTTGTTTGAATGgaagtcaatcaagtatttcttttcatgtaaaaccaccagtattggaagattattttgtttaacagaattatgttatgtattttcccacaataattttgaaataagtgtacttaacgtataattttataataacattattgataattaattaggttctgcattgtgatttgctttttttatgctatgttgatccaatatataaaaaagtacttaggtaacaagtttattatttttctttcaaaacaatcccattggtgtgtccatattacagaataaattactcatattcaatataaaagaaTGATTTTCAGTATGCAGTAGGATTCTGCAACAATACTacattatacatataggtaaattcttatttctaataaaattcaggatttatcagtattatttttaattcttttagtaggatcaaattaaatatgatgttttgttgagaatcgtataagttcttgaaaaattcgttattgagagcacatttttttcctcgaatcaaatggttcccacagatgcccaaaatcaagaaataaaatgcaaatttctcgaaaagttcactttgtttacctaaacagctacaaatatttataggttagttcttgctgaataacgacggcaaatattcggcataaacagatatctgtcaaaataaaggatccttaaataaaagttggtcgcctgtatttaaataaagtaaggaaggcctgtattttagatttagacaatccttaatatctgactcaatgcgcatgcgtacatgtcaaaataagagatcctgtaataaaagatcgcttatttgtgtgttgcaataactctcttataactagattagtttgtctatgaccAATCAGAAGCGAATCCAGTCATGATtgtaaaaccacagattactagttagtCTGTGGTAAAACGTCTTCACAGGAACAGTTTTGTGACGTCAGATTAATTcgtatcaaaattattttttaaagtaAATTTAGCAAATTATAAGACTTCCGCAAGAAAAAATGTATGCtttcatgattttttcataGTATTTTTAAAAACCAAACCTACTAAAAATTATAGATATCCAcatcaatttgaatatttcatatagataatacataagatttatttattcaaatcagGGGCATATGAATTTGGATATTAGAAAGTGAATATATATACTGGGAAAATCTGATATATTCATAtcctataaaaaaaatgattgttATAGATTGTAGAAAAAgctaataataatttcaagtccACACTATTTTTTTAATCTATCTTAGAAATCTTGTAGATCACACACATCAAATTgttcaataaattaattaaagaaATTGCCTAATATATTAATAtaacagaaatataaaaaattgttttctatttttattttatagttCATTATGCGGTGGTTCACTCTTTTCTCCGTCTGATTTAATTTTATCACTACTCTGTTCTTCATTTCCAATAGTCActgtttcatttttcatttcttcatctgattcaattttattactactttgtttttcttcatttccattagtcagtgtttcatttttttcactttCTTCTTCTGTTGGAGTTTGTAGAGTATCATCCTTTTTTATTGGTTTTCCTTTCTTTTCTTCCTTCTTTGGTTTCCATATCCTCAATTTATTGACCAAATATTTTACTTCTCGATCTAATAAGCCCATTTTTTCTGTTATCGATTTTACTGTCAAAACAACATTTTCATACCTTTTCAGTTTTTCCTGAGCTTCAACATTCTTCAATAACCAATCTTGTGTGTcagatattattttctctagggATTGAACTTCTTtatcagtgaaaacattttttgtaggATTCACTGATTCTGTAAGATTTTTAGCAGATTCCAAGAAATGAGTAGAATGATTCAACATTGAATTGAGAGCACTCAAAGCTTCTGGTCTTTCTTGATGTTCCCATACCCTTGCAAATAATGGATTAGTTTcggttttcaaatattctagtTTGGTTTCATAAGTTGCTGCATCTACATCTGCACCTTCTTCATATAACCAGTCAGATACAGAAGAACAAAGgtttagaattttttctttatcttcAACTGTTACTGCCTCAGAGTATTCATCCTCAGAAAGTTTATTCTGAACATCAACAACAAATGTCTCAAGATTATTAAGAGCAGTAGACCTTCTCAAAATCTCCTTCTCTAAACTGTCCAATGTTTCTAGTTTAGTTTGAGATTGGGTAAACTGTTCTTGATCAAGAGATGGTATGTTCATCGATTTAATATTTACTAGTATTGGTTCCTTGATAGATAAAATCTTAGGTTTTGTTTtcattgtattattttttatatcagaCGAGTTTGATGTTAACTTTCCTTCAATAGTTTCTTTAGTTTGCTTTTCATTCTCTGTAATGTTGGATGTTTCTGTGGGTATTTTGTCTGCCTCaagtttttcttcaactttttcTTCTCCTCCAAATAATTTACTAATAGTACTTCCTAATTTAGATAAAGTTCCTTCATCTTCTGTCTCAATAACTTTCTTTTCTACAACTAAATCTACATTTATCAAATTGAGAACTCCTGATTCATCCATCTGAAAATGAGCTTTTATTCCTTTAGATTCAACATTCTCTGATAATGGATGTTTTTCAATAGCAGCCCGTACCCCCGTCAATGAGACTTCGGTGAGGTTTAGTATGCCTATATTTTTTATCTCATTAGCTTTCAAATAATCTAAGTCTGCATAATTAACGTTGAAAGTAAAATCATCAGTATGTTTATtgaatgtaataatttttttctgaggataaggattcatcaagccaaatagAGTTCGTTTAACTTGTTTCACATGGGATTCAACTTCTCTTTCAAATATAACTTGAATAGGAAATAAAACAGCATCTTTTGTGATGAATTTTTTAACTTGGAAACCAGTACTTAAATCAGCAGCCTTATAGACTGCACCCATAGCAGCTGCTTCATCTGTGTTCAAATTCTTAGCTAAATCTTGTCCAACAATATTACGAAGTATTTCTTGAACTTTTGGAACCCGAGTACCAGCACCAAAGAGTACAACCTGATGAAGCACATCTTTAGACAGTTGTGCGTTTTTCAATGCTTGTTCAATTGGGTTAGCGACCCTTTCCAATAAGTCTGGTATTAAATCTTCAAATTCTTGGCGTGTAACAGACAATTTGAAATCTTCTTCATCTAATAAACCTTCTATTTGTGCAATATGTTGAGCATTTGCAGATAACACATTCTTTAATCTGCCAGCTTCTTTGAAGAGTTTTGCCATGCTtcgtttattttcgaaaacattgtttttagtttttttaacTTCATTGAATTTAGCCCCTAAGTAATCTCGTAACCTAATTTGCATTTCTAAACCTCCTAGAGTACGATCATATCCTACTCCTATTATGCTCAGTTCTGGATGAGTCTCCAAATAACCTCTCTCtttagtttttgaattttgaaaactaaCTATTGTTGCAGTAGTAGATGATGCTCCCATGTCATAGAACATAATATATTGTGATGTTTCATTGAAATCTTTACTTCTAAATATTCCATAATTTAATGCAACAGCTGTATAATCATTTATTAATTGAAGTAATTTCAAATTAGCAAGTTTTACAGCTTGAATTAGGGCTTCTCTTTCAACCTGATTGAAGTAACCAGGGACAGTAATAACACATTCTTTGATTGGTTGGTGAGCTGCCTGCTCAGCAAATTCTTTAGCTTTTACTAGTAGCTGAGCTAATAGTTCTTCAACTGAATAAATGTTGTCTTCATCATGCTTAAACATTATTGTCTTCCTTTTAGGATTTTCTATGATATCATAATAGGGAAAACGTTGTTGATATAATTTCACCATTGGATGATTTATATCTTTACCTAATAGATCAAGTAAATACACATAAGCACTCTTTGGAAACCGAATTCCTAATGTTTGAGCATCTTCTCCAAATAATCGCTCATTATCTTTATAACTTATAATAGCTGGTGTTTTTCTTTTAGATTCTTTATTTAAAGCTATTTC is drawn from Harmonia axyridis chromosome 7, icHarAxyr1.1, whole genome shotgun sequence and contains these coding sequences:
- the LOC123685046 gene encoding hypoxia up-regulated protein 1; its protein translation is MKIAGSVATLTICFILIHYVNSLAVMSVDLGSEWMKVGVVSPGVPMEIALNKESKRKTPAIISYKDNERLFGEDAQTLGIRFPKSAYVYLLDLLGKDINHPMVKLYQQRFPYYDIIENPKRKTIMFKHDEDNIYSVEELLAQLLVKAKEFAEQAAHQPIKECVITVPGYFNQVEREALIQAVKLANLKLLQLINDYTAVALNYGIFRSKDFNETSQYIMFYDMGASSTTATIVSFQNSKTKERGYLETHPELSIIGVGYDRTLGGLEMQIRLRDYLGAKFNEVKKTKNNVFENKRSMAKLFKEAGRLKNVLSANAQHIAQIEGLLDEEDFKLSVTRQEFEDLIPDLLERVANPIEQALKNAQLSKDVLHQVVLFGAGTRVPKVQEILRNIVGQDLAKNLNTDEAAAMGAVYKAADLSTGFQVKKFITKDAVLFPIQVIFEREVESHVKQVKRTLFGLMNPYPQKKIITFNKHTDDFTFNVNYADLDYLKANEIKNIGILNLTEVSLTGVRAAIEKHPLSENVESKGIKAHFQMDESGVLNLINVDLVVEKKVIETEDEGTLSKLGSTISKLFGGEEKVEEKLEADKIPTETSNITENEKQTKETIEGKLTSNSSDIKNNTMKTKPKILSIKEPILVNIKSMNIPSLDQEQFTQSQTKLETLDSLEKEILRRSTALNNLETFVVDVQNKLSEDEYSEAVTVEDKEKILNLCSSVSDWLYEEGADVDAATYETKLEYLKTETNPLFARVWEHQERPEALSALNSMLNHSTHFLESAKNLTESVNPTKNVFTDKEVQSLEKIISDTQDWLLKNVEAQEKLKRYENVVLTVKSITEKMGLLDREVKYLVNKLRIWKPKKEEKKGKPIKKDDTLQTPTEEESEKNETLTNGNEEKQSSNKIESDEEMKNETVTIGNEEQSSDKIKSDGEKSEPPHNEL